A region from the Hippopotamus amphibius kiboko isolate mHipAmp2 chromosome 15, mHipAmp2.hap2, whole genome shotgun sequence genome encodes:
- the CCDC124 gene encoding coiled-coil domain-containing protein 124 translates to MPKKFQGENTKSAAARARRAEAKAAADAKKQKELEDAYWKDEDKHVMRKEQRKEEKEKRRLEQLERKKETQRLLEEEDSKLKGGKGPRVAASSKVTRAQIEETLRRDHQHKEAPEPAEKAKSHLEVPLEENVNRRVLEEGSVEARTIEDAIAVLSVAEEAADRHPERRMRAAFTAFEEAQLPRLKQENPNMRLSQLKQMLKKEWLRSPDNPMNQRAVPFNTPK, encoded by the exons ATGCCCAAGAAGTTCCAGGGCGAGAACACCAAGTCGGCAGCGGCCCGGGCACGGAGGGCTGAGGCCAAGGCAGCAGCTGATGCCAAGAAGCAGAAGGAGCTGGAGGATGCCTACTGGAAGGACGAGGACAAACACGTCATGAGGAAGGAGCAGCGCAAG gaggagaaggagaagcggCGCCTGGAGCAGCTGGAGCGCAAGAAGGAGACGCAGCggctgctggaggaggaggactCAAAGCTCAAGGGCGGCAAGGGCCCCCGGGTGGCCGCGTCCAGCAAGGTCACCCGCGCCCAGATTGAGGAGACGCTCCGCCGAGACCATCAGCACAAGGAAGCCCCAGAACCAG ccgagAAAGCCAAGAGCCACTTGGAGGTGCCGTTGGAGGAGAACGTGAACCGCCGCGTGCTTGAGGAGGGCAGCGTGGAGGCGCGCACCATCGAGGATGCCATCGCAGTGCTCAG CGTGGCGGAGGAGGCGGCAGACAGACATCCCGAGCGCCGAATGCGGGCAGCCTTCACGGCCTTCGAGGAGGCGCAGCTGCCACGGCTCAAGCAAGAAAACCCCAACATGCGGCTGTCCCAGCTGAAGCAGATGCTCAAGAAGGAGTGGCTGCGTTCTCCGGACAACCCCATGAACCAGCGAGCCGTGCCCTTCAACACCCCCAAGTGA